One genomic segment of uncultured Ilyobacter sp. includes these proteins:
- a CDS encoding GDP-mannose 4,6-dehydratase, with protein MKKYLVTGGAGFIGSHLCDYLLGEGHKVVVVDNFNDYYDVRIKERNVGDNLDNPNYKLYRGDIRDLDFLKNIFQDEKLDAVINLAAMAGVRPSLENPILYEEVNVRGLMNLLELSKANGINKFIQASSSSVYGNNKEVPFKETAVVDYAISPYAATKKAGEVMGHVYHHLYNIDMIQLRFFTVYGPRQRPDLAIHKFTRMIAAGEMIPFYGDGTTQRDYTYIDDIIDGVVKSIKYLEKNEKVYEIFNLGESHTVTLKEMVETIEKELGIEAKINRQPMQPGDVEKTYADISKAKKVLGYAPKTQFSEGIKKFLTWYNGMNIK; from the coding sequence ATGAAAAAATATCTAGTAACTGGTGGAGCAGGATTCATAGGCTCACATCTATGCGACTATCTGCTCGGTGAAGGACACAAAGTAGTGGTTGTAGATAATTTCAATGATTATTATGATGTGAGAATAAAAGAGAGAAATGTAGGGGATAATTTAGATAACCCAAACTACAAGTTGTATAGAGGGGACATAAGGGATCTTGATTTTCTAAAAAATATATTTCAAGATGAAAAGCTGGATGCAGTCATAAATCTGGCAGCCATGGCTGGGGTCAGACCATCTCTAGAAAATCCTATACTTTATGAAGAAGTAAATGTAAGGGGGCTAATGAACCTGTTGGAGCTTAGCAAGGCTAATGGCATAAATAAGTTTATTCAGGCCTCCTCTTCATCTGTTTATGGTAACAATAAAGAGGTTCCATTTAAGGAGACTGCAGTGGTGGACTATGCCATATCCCCCTATGCGGCTACGAAAAAGGCAGGAGAGGTCATGGGCCACGTCTATCATCACCTCTATAACATCGATATGATCCAGCTGAGGTTCTTTACGGTGTACGGCCCTAGGCAGAGGCCGGACCTTGCCATACACAAGTTTACAAGGATGATAGCAGCAGGGGAGATGATACCTTTCTACGGAGACGGAACCACCCAGAGGGACTATACCTATATAGATGACATCATTGACGGCGTGGTGAAGTCTATAAAATACCTGGAGAAAAACGAAAAAGTGTATGAGATATTCAATCTGGGAGAATCCCATACAGTTACCTTGAAAGAGATGGTGGAAACCATAGAAAAGGAGCTGGGTATAGAGGCTAAGATAAACAGACAGCCTATGCAGCCTGGGGATGTAGAAAAAACTTACGCAGATATAAGTAAGGCGAAGAAAGTTCTTGGGTATGCACCTAAGACTCAGTTTAGTGAGGGGATTAAAAAGTTTTTGACCTGGTATAATGGGATGAATATTAAGTAA
- a CDS encoding cupin domain-containing protein, with the protein MNNLGEKIKFCRKEKGLTLKKLSDMTGLSVGFISNIERNQNSPSVSNLQQICAALSINLMEILQVNSDSSPVVKKEERKEIFSSNSDHTKIELLTKGSHKLNGIAITIDGNSDYSDLSWGHDYEEIGIVIKGALEIQVNNETFNLEEGDSVYLEKFTPHKYRNPFKNPSVVYWFSVKK; encoded by the coding sequence GTGAACAATTTAGGAGAAAAAATTAAATTCTGCAGGAAAGAAAAGGGACTCACTTTAAAAAAACTGTCCGATATGACAGGATTGTCTGTTGGATTTATCAGCAACATCGAAAGAAACCAAAACAGTCCTTCTGTTTCCAATCTTCAGCAAATTTGTGCTGCACTCTCCATCAATCTAATGGAGATACTTCAAGTAAATTCAGACTCCTCTCCTGTGGTAAAAAAAGAAGAGAGAAAGGAAATATTCTCTTCAAATAGCGACCATACTAAAATAGAACTCCTTACAAAGGGATCACATAAGCTTAACGGAATCGCAATCACAATAGATGGAAACAGTGACTACAGTGACCTTTCTTGGGGACACGATTATGAAGAGATCGGAATTGTCATCAAAGGAGCCCTTGAAATACAGGTGAACAATGAAACTTTTAATTTAGAAGAGGGAGATTCGGTTTATCTGGAAAAATTCACACCTCACAAGTACAGAAACCCATTTAAAAACCCTAGTGTTGTTTACTGGTTTTCTGTAAAAAAGTAG
- a CDS encoding GNAT family N-acetyltransferase, whose amino-acid sequence MITLKTERLYLKVLGEESVSEVTEYYKKNRDFLKKWESSKRDDFFSESYQKMLLKLEKEEIENGHRMKLWIFKRENNKIIGFLNFGNIIRGAFESCFLGFKLDKDETGKGYMNEALKEGMAFYFDVMKLHRIEVNLMPQNIMGIKTIERVGFIKEGISEKYLKINGKWEDHLHYVILKERYEEIYK is encoded by the coding sequence ATGATTACGCTGAAAACAGAAAGATTGTATCTGAAAGTTCTTGGAGAAGAATCGGTTTCAGAAGTTACAGAATATTATAAAAAAAATAGAGATTTTTTAAAAAAGTGGGAAAGTTCAAAAAGAGATGATTTTTTTTCAGAATCATATCAAAAAATGCTTTTAAAACTTGAAAAAGAGGAAATAGAAAACGGTCACAGAATGAAATTATGGATTTTCAAAAGGGAAAATAATAAAATTATTGGATTCTTAAATTTTGGAAATATAATAAGAGGTGCCTTTGAATCATGTTTTTTGGGTTTCAAGTTAGACAAAGATGAAACTGGAAAAGGTTACATGAATGAGGCTTTAAAGGAGGGAATGGCCTTTTATTTTGATGTGATGAAATTACACAGAATAGAGGTTAATCTCATGCCACAAAATATAATGGGTATAAAGACAATTGAAAGAGTCGGGTTTATAAAGGAGGGTATTTCAGAAAAGTATCTCAAGATCAACGGTAAATGGGAAGATCATCTTCATTATGTCATACTCAAAGAAAGGTATGAAGAAATATATAAATAA
- a CDS encoding macro domain-containing protein — protein MWEWNKLSIIKGDITTQKADVIVNAANVSLLGGGGVDGAIHKAAGPELLKECKKFHGCPTGEARVTKAYNLNAKYIVHTPGPIWRGGFFDEKNLLRKSYISSLKKAIELKAKSIAFPSISTGGHKFPLEMASEIALTTIFEVLSSEENEIENVYIVCKSEDTFNQYEKSKSKLAS, from the coding sequence ATGTGGGAATGGAATAAGTTAAGTATAATAAAGGGTGATATAACAACACAAAAGGCCGACGTGATAGTTAATGCTGCCAATGTATCGCTATTGGGAGGTGGTGGAGTGGACGGAGCTATTCATAAAGCCGCAGGACCGGAGCTTTTAAAAGAATGTAAAAAATTTCATGGATGTCCTACAGGAGAAGCTAGGGTTACAAAAGCATACAATTTAAATGCTAAATATATAGTTCATACTCCGGGACCAATTTGGAGAGGAGGCTTCTTTGACGAGAAAAATCTTCTACGTAAATCTTACATTAGTTCGTTGAAAAAAGCTATAGAGTTAAAAGCAAAATCAATTGCTTTTCCTTCAATAAGCACAGGAGGACATAAATTTCCATTGGAAATGGCCAGTGAAATAGCTCTAACTACAATTTTTGAGGTTTTGAGCAGCGAGGAAAATGAGATAGAAAATGTTTATATAGTATGTAAAAGTGAAGATACTTTTAATCAGTATGAGAAAAGTAAAAGTAAATTGGCTAGTTAG
- the nrdG gene encoding anaerobic ribonucleoside-triphosphate reductase activating protein, which translates to MKIIKIFKETISDGPGFRYSIYFSGCSHYCEGCHNPETWKGDLGEVLSETYMQKIISEIKRNTLLDGVTLSGGDPFFIPEELLSFLRRLKGEIDINVWTYTGYTFEELIKKDITKKCLEYIDVLVDGKFDKDLANPELFYRGSSNQRLVDVKASLEESSIITKDYD; encoded by the coding sequence TTGAAAATAATAAAAATATTCAAGGAAACAATCTCAGACGGACCCGGATTCAGATACAGTATCTATTTCTCTGGATGCAGCCATTATTGTGAAGGCTGCCATAATCCAGAGACCTGGAAGGGAGATCTAGGAGAAGTATTGAGTGAAACTTATATGCAGAAAATAATATCTGAAATAAAGAGAAATACACTTTTAGACGGTGTAACTCTTTCAGGAGGAGACCCTTTCTTCATTCCAGAAGAGCTCTTGAGCTTTCTGAGGCGCCTCAAGGGAGAAATTGATATCAATGTATGGACCTATACAGGATATACATTTGAAGAGCTTATAAAAAAGGATATTACAAAAAAATGCCTAGAATATATAGATGTCCTTGTGGACGGAAAATTTGATAAAGATCTTGCAAATCCTGAGCTTTTTTACAGGGGGAGCTCAAATCAAAGACTCGTGGATGTAAAAGCCTCCCTTGAGGAGAGCTCAATCATCACTAAAGATTATGACTAA